In Sphingobacterium zeae, one genomic interval encodes:
- a CDS encoding TonB-dependent receptor — MKKSVKTLLLMLMHVNGYALIQQADKSIDHVRFKQLVKSIEQRSDYRFVYDPNEINPDLPVNVNLNNANIPELLRQAFSAKGIRYQIVKNTIVLQGKGAAKAVQMTISGRVSNGSGAALEGVSVRVKNKVASTMTDANGGFSLNGLQQDDILLLSYVGYRSKEVTVQAKGIIDISLEVDPGNLDEVVVIGYGTSSIRKNTGSVSSVTSREIETQPVLDPLAALQGRVAGLNIASNSGLPGSSFQVQLRGVNSLTNGSSPLYIIDGIPFSDESMNQFTSANGNQSPLSLINPRDIERIDVLKDADATAIYGSRGGNGVILITTKKGNKSGLKIDFNANVGSGKAIRNLKMLNTEQYLEIRKEGFKNDNLKATADNAPDLLTWDQSAYSDWQKEFYGASSPFSTYQLSFSGGNENTQYLASANFNRQGDPLPGNKNYQRGGALLNLSTQSKDQRFKLNSSFNLNLDRNNTVPTDIAQFYNLAPNYPLYDEKGGYYWFQQSLQNPAAYMERSSVSKSKSLLANFSAEYAILPELVAKVNLGYNLKSMDQTRLLPNAGFNPLTSTGSMASYGNSDYQSYIIEPQLNYSKTFGKHDFKLLLGGTWQQRVSEGKYFDGSSYPSDSQLNNIGAAGILVNRNNQYADYRYQSAFGRINYAYADKYLLNFSYRRDGSSRFGPNNKYGNFGSIGAAWVFSSEEFLQDQSILSFGKLRASWGVTGNDQIGDYQYLDTWGTGFAYQGITGLYPTRVFNPNFGWEEIKKKELGLDLGFIRDRIFLTANYYNNRSDNQLINIVLAPQTGYNSYFGNTPALIENKGFELELSSVNIQKEKFSWKTNFNITFPSNTLLEYPGLASSSDARRYVIGESTRIVRGFEFTGVDPQTGVAQFRDVDGDGKITDFNDYVTLGSLLPRYYGGMGNNLSYGDVSLGFLFQFVKQEGPSIGYGPQATTIGGLGNLDEYVLNRWQQPGDVTDVPRATANSANEANLAYRNYYRYSSAVWDDASFIRLKNVSLSYDISKWAKKINMSRAVVQFNAQNLFTWTSFRGMDPEMPGFDRAYVSDVNPFGSVRNSATPSMRTYTFAVQLTF; from the coding sequence ATGAAAAAGTCCGTAAAAACCCTGCTATTGATGCTGATGCATGTGAATGGCTATGCTTTGATCCAGCAGGCAGACAAGTCAATTGACCATGTCCGATTTAAACAGCTCGTCAAATCCATCGAGCAACGCAGTGATTATCGCTTTGTGTATGATCCCAATGAGATCAATCCGGATCTACCAGTAAATGTCAATTTAAACAACGCCAATATTCCTGAACTCCTCAGGCAGGCGTTCTCAGCTAAAGGCATACGCTACCAAATTGTCAAAAATACCATTGTACTCCAGGGGAAGGGGGCTGCAAAGGCGGTCCAGATGACCATTTCCGGTCGGGTCAGCAATGGATCCGGTGCAGCGCTTGAAGGGGTTAGTGTACGCGTTAAAAATAAGGTAGCTAGTACGATGACCGATGCTAACGGTGGTTTTAGTTTAAATGGCCTGCAGCAGGATGATATACTACTTTTGAGTTATGTGGGCTACCGCAGCAAGGAAGTCACGGTTCAGGCTAAGGGTATCATCGACATCAGTCTCGAGGTAGATCCCGGTAACCTGGATGAGGTAGTGGTAATCGGTTACGGGACGTCTTCGATACGCAAAAATACGGGTTCGGTATCTAGCGTCACGAGCAGGGAGATCGAAACACAACCGGTACTAGACCCCTTGGCGGCCTTGCAGGGGCGCGTTGCCGGACTCAATATCGCCTCCAATTCGGGCTTGCCGGGCAGCTCCTTTCAGGTGCAGCTGCGTGGCGTCAACTCTTTGACTAATGGCAGCAGTCCGCTTTACATCATCGACGGTATTCCATTTTCGGACGAAAGCATGAACCAGTTTACCTCGGCCAATGGCAACCAAAGTCCGCTCAGCCTGATCAATCCAAGGGATATTGAACGCATCGATGTGCTGAAGGATGCCGATGCAACAGCCATTTATGGCTCCCGCGGTGGTAATGGAGTGATCCTGATCACAACGAAAAAGGGAAATAAGAGCGGTCTTAAAATAGACTTTAATGCCAATGTGGGCTCCGGTAAAGCCATTCGAAACCTGAAGATGCTCAATACCGAGCAATATTTGGAAATCCGGAAAGAAGGCTTTAAAAACGATAACTTGAAAGCGACAGCAGATAATGCACCGGATCTGCTCACTTGGGATCAGTCCGCCTACAGCGACTGGCAAAAGGAGTTTTATGGTGCATCTTCTCCTTTCTCGACCTATCAGCTGTCATTTTCCGGAGGTAACGAAAATACCCAATACCTGGCCAGTGCCAATTTCAATCGTCAGGGGGATCCCTTGCCGGGCAATAAGAATTATCAGCGCGGTGGTGCGCTGTTGAACTTGTCTACGCAGTCCAAAGATCAGCGATTTAAGCTCAACAGCAGTTTCAACCTTAACCTGGACCGTAATAATACCGTACCGACCGATATTGCGCAGTTCTATAACCTGGCGCCCAACTATCCTTTATATGATGAAAAGGGCGGCTATTATTGGTTCCAACAGAGTTTACAGAATCCCGCCGCCTATATGGAGCGCTCGAGTGTTTCGAAATCAAAATCCCTTTTGGCCAACTTTTCTGCCGAATATGCGATCTTACCCGAACTGGTCGCAAAAGTCAATTTGGGCTACAACCTCAAAAGCATGGACCAGACACGCCTGCTGCCCAATGCGGGATTTAATCCATTGACGAGCACGGGTTCAATGGCCTCTTACGGGAATTCGGATTATCAGTCCTATATCATTGAACCGCAATTAAACTACAGCAAAACCTTTGGTAAACATGATTTTAAACTACTTTTGGGGGGAACCTGGCAGCAAAGGGTCAGCGAAGGGAAATATTTCGATGGCAGCAGTTACCCGAGTGATTCGCAGCTAAACAATATCGGCGCTGCAGGTATCCTTGTGAATCGCAACAATCAGTATGCCGATTACCGTTACCAGTCTGCATTTGGCCGGATCAATTATGCCTATGCCGACAAATATCTGTTGAATTTCAGCTACCGAAGGGATGGCTCTTCCCGCTTTGGGCCCAACAATAAGTACGGTAATTTTGGGTCGATCGGGGCAGCCTGGGTGTTCAGCAGCGAAGAATTTCTCCAGGATCAGTCTATCTTGAGCTTCGGCAAGTTACGTGCCAGCTGGGGAGTGACGGGCAATGACCAGATCGGCGATTACCAGTACCTCGATACCTGGGGAACGGGCTTTGCCTACCAGGGCATCACGGGGCTTTATCCAACCCGGGTGTTTAATCCCAATTTTGGATGGGAAGAAATTAAAAAGAAAGAACTGGGTCTCGACTTGGGTTTCATCAGAGATCGTATATTCCTTACGGCCAATTATTACAACAATAGATCGGATAATCAGCTGATCAATATCGTGCTCGCACCGCAGACCGGCTATAATTCTTATTTTGGTAATACACCCGCATTGATTGAAAATAAGGGCTTTGAGTTAGAGCTAAGCAGCGTGAATATCCAGAAGGAAAAGTTCAGCTGGAAAACCAATTTCAATATCACTTTCCCTTCCAATACCCTGCTGGAATATCCCGGGCTTGCAAGTAGCAGCGATGCGAGGCGATACGTCATTGGCGAGTCCACCCGTATCGTCCGCGGATTTGAGTTTACGGGAGTGGATCCGCAAACCGGGGTCGCTCAATTCCGGGATGTGGATGGTGACGGGAAAATTACGGATTTCAACGATTATGTGACGCTGGGATCCCTGCTGCCAAGGTACTATGGCGGTATGGGCAATAATCTGAGTTATGGCGATGTGAGCCTTGGATTTCTATTCCAATTTGTCAAGCAGGAGGGCCCCTCCATTGGTTACGGCCCACAGGCAACGACCATTGGCGGATTGGGCAACCTGGATGAATATGTGTTAAACCGTTGGCAGCAGCCCGGAGATGTGACGGATGTACCACGCGCCACAGCCAACAGCGCCAACGAAGCCAATCTGGCTTACCGAAATTACTACCGCTATTCATCGGCAGTATGGGACGATGCGTCGTTCATCCGCTTAAAAAATGTATCGCTCAGTTACGATATCTCCAAATGGGCAAAGAAGATCAATATGAGCCGCGCTGTGGTACAGTTTAATGCGCAGAACCTCTTTACCTGGACAAGCTTCAGAGGTATGGATCCCGAGATGCCTGGATTTGACCGCGCTTATGTTTCGGATGTCAATCCCTTCGGTTCGGTACGGAACAGCGCCACGCCATCCATGCGCACGTATACATTTGCGGTTCAGCTCACTTTCTAA
- a CDS encoding ABC transporter permease, translated as MRLVIELSVFEQIPFASEQETDSERILTAHLQRFELLANKLDGITAQRVIMILNYFKIAFRHLSKNSGFTAINSIGLASGMTAAILIMLWVRSEFNFDRFYADNDRIYAVGMKDVWAGESVEHFYTPKPMARALKTDFPEIQTITRVDKGTGFLLTCQDIKLAKEPGVFVDSTFLNIFDYKVIAGNPQEALKNPNQIVLTKSLAERLFGHSNPINQTIRLDSTQVSTVSAIIEDIPDHSFMKGSTLSGALDINGKNRLFG; from the coding sequence ATGAGATTGGTAATCGAACTGTCCGTTTTCGAACAAATACCGTTCGCGTCCGAACAAGAAACTGATTCAGAAAGAATTTTAACAGCTCATTTACAGCGTTTTGAATTATTGGCAAATAAATTGGACGGCATAACTGCACAACGTGTTATTATGATTCTGAATTATTTTAAAATAGCTTTTCGCCACCTTTCAAAAAATAGTGGTTTTACCGCAATTAATAGTATTGGGCTTGCTTCTGGAATGACCGCCGCCATTTTGATCATGTTATGGGTGCGGAGCGAATTTAACTTTGACCGATTTTATGCCGATAACGATCGGATCTATGCAGTAGGCATGAAAGACGTGTGGGCAGGTGAAAGCGTGGAGCATTTTTATACCCCAAAACCAATGGCTCGGGCTTTAAAAACTGACTTTCCAGAAATACAGACCATTACACGCGTGGATAAGGGGACCGGATTTTTATTAACCTGTCAGGATATAAAGCTTGCAAAAGAACCCGGTGTCTTCGTAGATAGTACCTTCCTAAACATATTTGATTATAAAGTGATTGCGGGCAATCCACAGGAGGCATTAAAAAACCCCAATCAGATTGTCTTGACAAAATCTTTGGCGGAACGATTATTTGGGCATTCAAACCCTATCAATCAGACGATCCGATTGGACAGCACGCAAGTGTCAACGGTGTCTGCAATTATCGAAGACATTCCAGATCATTCGTTTATGAAAGGAAGCACCTTATCTGGTGCCTTGGACATTAATGGAAAAAATAGGTTATTCGGATGA
- a CDS encoding FecR family protein, giving the protein MKPRLTKQLLEKYQQGMCSTEENALVESWYNQLSRQNNAKDIPELDLAAEDQFFQQHIFGPEWRAKRHKKAYLKVAASMVFFLMAGAAIYFFSPRQQAPKPLPFSIGQFQADLLIGNEVVSLSKEKPFSPEWLDRHKDSNVALQTKRGQEFKMELPDGTLVWLNADSKLKIEPGYNEHKRSVFLEGEAYFKVAKNKAKPFIVHVGNTRIEALGTAFNVKLYPKDNALLTTQLDEGKIRVSNAGLDEILLPGQRIQLNVLNGAFQRLAENSQPDIANWKDGYFEFDQTPLPEILADLARWYNFTYSLSPAYKNKVLSGKISKKESFEEVLKILRFAGINYTIEKNELLLIP; this is encoded by the coding sequence ATGAAACCACGATTAACGAAACAATTACTGGAGAAGTACCAACAGGGTATGTGCAGCACTGAAGAAAATGCACTTGTCGAAAGTTGGTACAATCAGCTCAGCCGGCAAAATAATGCAAAAGACATTCCCGAACTGGATCTGGCTGCCGAAGACCAGTTTTTCCAACAGCATATTTTTGGTCCCGAATGGCGGGCTAAACGCCATAAAAAAGCCTATTTAAAGGTTGCGGCCAGTATGGTGTTTTTTTTGATGGCCGGTGCGGCGATATACTTCTTTTCCCCGCGGCAGCAAGCTCCGAAGCCATTGCCCTTTAGTATTGGTCAATTTCAGGCCGATCTTTTGATCGGAAATGAGGTGGTGAGCCTGAGTAAGGAAAAGCCGTTTAGCCCCGAGTGGCTCGATCGGCATAAGGATAGCAACGTGGCGCTTCAAACCAAAAGGGGACAGGAATTTAAAATGGAACTTCCGGATGGTACGCTGGTGTGGTTAAATGCCGACAGCAAGCTCAAAATTGAACCGGGGTATAATGAACATAAACGTTCGGTATTTCTGGAAGGTGAGGCTTATTTTAAGGTGGCCAAAAATAAAGCGAAACCTTTTATTGTGCACGTGGGGAACACCCGTATCGAAGCACTGGGGACAGCTTTCAACGTGAAGTTGTATCCAAAGGACAACGCACTTTTAACGACCCAGCTTGACGAAGGGAAAATACGGGTCAGCAATGCTGGCCTGGACGAGATTCTGCTGCCCGGACAGCGGATCCAGCTGAATGTGCTGAATGGAGCCTTCCAGCGGCTGGCGGAAAACAGCCAGCCCGATATAGCCAACTGGAAAGACGGGTACTTTGAATTTGACCAGACACCGTTGCCTGAGATTTTAGCGGATCTGGCGCGTTGGTACAATTTCACCTATAGCCTGTCGCCTGCCTATAAAAATAAAGTCCTTAGTGGAAAAATCAGCAAAAAAGAATCCTTTGAAGAAGTGCTGAAGATTTTACGCTTCGCCGGTATCAATTATACCATTGAGAAAAACGAACTCTTGCTTATTCCCTAA
- a CDS encoding zinc-dependent alcohol dehydrogenase has translation MNYRGPYRVRADKNAPMPEILHPQDAIVRVLRSCICGSDLHLYHGLVPDTRVGSTFGHEFIGEVVEVGAGIENLKVGDRVMVPFNIACGKCAFCRQELYGNCHESNPEATAVGGIFGYSHTAGGYAGGQAEYVRVPYADVGPVVIPDWMDPDDAVLLTDVVPTGYQAAEMAGIQPGDTVVVFGAGPIGIMAAKCSWLFGAARVIIIDHVDYRLEFAERYAQCEAVNFRSIGDPVVFIKTVTDSLGADVCIDAVGCEAAGNTMNSLLGRYLMLQGGSTTALHWAINSVKKGGIVSIVGVYGPTNSLVPIGNVLNKGITIRANQASVKRLLPKLIQHVKDGVINPKELITHRVPLEEVGDAYHLFSSKLDDCIKTVLIPPSASI, from the coding sequence ATGAATTACCGGGGGCCCTATCGCGTACGTGCCGATAAAAATGCCCCCATGCCAGAGATCCTCCATCCGCAGGATGCCATCGTGCGGGTATTGCGCTCCTGTATCTGCGGGTCTGACTTGCATCTTTACCATGGTCTAGTACCAGACACCCGGGTGGGTTCTACCTTTGGACACGAGTTTATCGGTGAAGTGGTTGAGGTAGGCGCTGGAATAGAAAATTTAAAAGTTGGCGACCGGGTGATGGTGCCTTTCAATATTGCCTGTGGTAAATGTGCCTTCTGTCGGCAGGAGCTGTATGGCAACTGCCATGAATCCAATCCTGAAGCGACTGCGGTAGGCGGTATCTTTGGCTATTCCCATACTGCGGGTGGTTATGCGGGTGGGCAAGCCGAATATGTTCGGGTGCCCTACGCAGATGTTGGTCCGGTCGTCATTCCCGACTGGATGGATCCCGACGATGCGGTTTTGCTGACCGATGTTGTACCGACAGGTTATCAGGCGGCCGAAATGGCGGGAATTCAACCCGGAGATACGGTGGTGGTCTTTGGTGCCGGTCCAATTGGTATTATGGCTGCCAAGTGCTCCTGGCTGTTCGGGGCCGCCCGCGTGATTATAATCGACCATGTCGACTATCGGCTCGAATTTGCCGAACGCTACGCCCAGTGTGAGGCAGTCAATTTCCGCTCCATAGGCGATCCCGTCGTTTTTATCAAAACGGTCACCGATTCACTCGGCGCTGATGTATGCATCGATGCGGTGGGCTGTGAGGCGGCAGGTAACACCATGAATAGTCTTCTGGGAAGATACCTGATGCTACAGGGCGGATCGACCACGGCATTACATTGGGCGATTAATAGCGTAAAAAAAGGGGGTATTGTGTCTATTGTAGGCGTCTATGGCCCTACAAATAGTTTGGTTCCTATTGGTAATGTGTTAAATAAAGGAATCACCATACGGGCCAACCAAGCTTCGGTGAAGCGGCTGCTACCCAAACTGATCCAACATGTAAAGGATGGCGTTATCAATCCCAAAGAGCTGATTACACATCGGGTTCCGCTCGAAGAAGTGGGCGATGCGTATCACCTCTTCTCTTCCAAATTGGACGATTGTATCAAAACTGTGTTAATTCCACCATCGGCATCGATTTAA
- a CDS encoding RNA polymerase sigma-70 factor gives MNVTHVRQLFTQLYEENWGNLYVHVFRMLDDQDEARDIVQEIFTNLWDRMERLEIVHSYQAYLYRSARNLVINRIASQDVGRKYETYLEHAAPTFEVMPDDLLREKELAEQIDQAIEKLPRKMALIFKKSRFEQRSYREIAAELEISEQTVKKQIYNALTVLRKKIRTIFIFFYH, from the coding sequence ATGAACGTAACGCATGTCAGACAATTGTTTACCCAACTTTATGAAGAAAATTGGGGCAATCTGTACGTGCATGTTTTCCGAATGTTGGATGACCAGGACGAGGCACGTGATATTGTGCAGGAAATTTTTACGAATCTCTGGGATCGCATGGAGCGTCTGGAAATCGTACACTCGTATCAGGCTTATCTTTATCGCTCTGCCCGTAACCTGGTCATTAACCGCATTGCCAGCCAGGATGTGGGTCGGAAATATGAGACTTACCTCGAGCACGCAGCCCCAACATTTGAAGTGATGCCCGACGATCTGTTGCGGGAAAAAGAATTAGCGGAGCAAATTGATCAAGCGATTGAAAAGCTGCCCCGCAAAATGGCTTTGATCTTCAAAAAAAGTCGATTCGAGCAGCGGAGTTATCGGGAGATCGCCGCAGAACTTGAGATCTCTGAGCAGACAGTCAAAAAGCAGATTTACAATGCTTTGACGGTTCTGAGAAAAAAAATACGCACAATTTTTATTTTTTTCTACCACTAA
- a CDS encoding excinuclease ABC subunit UvrA: protein MEHIHIIHARQNNLKNISVQIEKKKITVFTGVSGSGKSSLVFETIGAEAQRQFSETQGSFIRNRLQHIGVPDVDKIDNLNVPIIINQKRLGGNARSTVGTATDIYASLRLLFSRMGTPFVGYSNVFSFNNPLGMCKACEGLGIMQTIDVDRLIDKQKSLNEGAIRFPTFQPGGWRLTRYTQSGYFDSDKKLKDYTPQEWDLLLHAAEHKPEHPDPEWGKTVQYEGIIPRIEKAFLKKQSKEIMSRKEALNTIIVNKTCPVCKGKRLNDTILSSKIAGKSIADCTSLSIDELLEFVASLPSNTFDVILTELKKKLQHIVDIGLQYLTLDRRTDTLSGGESQRIKMVRNLGSGLTDLLYIFDEPSIGLHPMDLQNIAAIIKQIRDKGNTVLLVEHDPDLIRIADRVIDMGPASGKNGGEIVYNGTVAGLKTSTGKTGEYFAKTPQLNTKPRSAQGYLEIRHAKLHNLKDINVSIPKKVMTVVTGVAGSGKSTLINKVLPKFYPEATIIDQSLFSMGSRSNLLTYLGLSDAIRTLFSKANQVSDKLFSRNSLGACENCKGIGIEKIDLAFMDDIEQTCEICGGSGFKPAVLKYLYNNKNIVTVMDMTVEEAYDFFPDKLYRQSFDMLLQLGLGYLTLGQRSDSFSGGERQRLKLTKELKHSNKIIVLDEPSTGLHPNDTEKLLNFINNLVDNHNTLIVIEHNLDVIAQADWIIDIGPGAGKYGGTVVFTGTVADLLKDKVSLTGSCLRKHVHSAAAIGKKSNPQIET from the coding sequence ATGGAACATATTCACATCATACATGCCCGACAAAATAATCTCAAGAATATTTCGGTTCAGATCGAAAAGAAAAAGATCACGGTTTTTACAGGAGTTTCCGGTTCGGGCAAATCGTCTTTGGTCTTTGAAACGATAGGTGCTGAAGCGCAAAGGCAGTTTAGCGAAACACAGGGCAGTTTTATCCGAAACCGGCTGCAGCATATCGGCGTTCCTGATGTCGACAAAATCGACAACCTGAATGTCCCCATTATTATCAATCAAAAAAGATTGGGCGGCAATGCACGGTCGACCGTAGGCACTGCTACTGATATCTATGCTTCCCTCCGCTTGCTTTTCTCGCGCATGGGTACACCCTTTGTCGGCTATTCAAATGTCTTCTCATTCAATAATCCCTTGGGGATGTGCAAGGCCTGTGAAGGGCTGGGCATTATGCAGACCATTGATGTAGATCGGCTTATCGACAAGCAAAAATCGCTGAACGAAGGAGCTATCCGATTTCCGACCTTTCAACCAGGTGGCTGGCGCCTGACACGCTACACCCAGTCAGGCTATTTTGACAGCGACAAAAAACTGAAAGACTATACACCGCAGGAATGGGATCTTCTTTTGCACGCTGCCGAACACAAGCCCGAACATCCTGATCCGGAATGGGGAAAAACGGTCCAATATGAGGGTATTATCCCTCGCATTGAAAAAGCATTCCTCAAAAAGCAGTCTAAGGAAATCATGAGCCGAAAAGAGGCTTTAAACACCATTATCGTTAACAAAACTTGTCCAGTATGCAAGGGAAAACGGTTGAATGATACGATTCTGTCCAGTAAAATAGCGGGCAAAAGCATTGCCGACTGTACGTCCCTTTCGATCGATGAGCTGCTGGAATTTGTTGCTTCTTTACCATCCAACACTTTTGATGTTATTCTTACCGAACTGAAAAAGAAACTGCAACATATCGTTGACATCGGCTTGCAGTATTTGACTTTGGACAGAAGAACAGACACGCTGTCGGGCGGGGAAAGTCAGCGCATAAAAATGGTGCGAAACCTAGGGAGCGGGCTGACAGATTTACTCTATATTTTTGACGAGCCGAGCATCGGACTTCATCCAATGGATTTACAGAACATAGCTGCAATTATTAAACAGATACGGGATAAAGGCAATACTGTTTTGCTCGTTGAGCACGACCCCGATTTGATCCGCATAGCCGACCGGGTCATCGATATGGGACCAGCGTCGGGAAAAAACGGTGGCGAGATTGTCTATAACGGTACGGTTGCGGGGCTAAAAACATCCACAGGAAAAACAGGCGAGTACTTTGCCAAAACACCCCAACTGAATACTAAACCACGATCGGCACAGGGATATCTGGAAATCAGGCATGCCAAGCTGCATAATCTGAAAGACATCAATGTAAGTATTCCCAAAAAGGTGATGACCGTGGTAACCGGCGTTGCGGGCTCGGGCAAGAGCACCCTGATCAACAAAGTGCTGCCCAAATTTTATCCCGAAGCAACCATTATCGACCAGTCGTTATTTTCAATGGGCTCACGCTCCAATTTGTTGACCTACCTGGGCTTATCGGATGCGATACGAACCCTGTTTTCAAAAGCCAATCAGGTATCCGATAAGCTTTTTAGCCGAAATAGCCTCGGCGCCTGTGAAAACTGCAAAGGTATCGGCATCGAAAAAATTGACCTGGCCTTTATGGATGATATTGAACAGACCTGCGAGATCTGCGGCGGCTCGGGCTTTAAGCCTGCGGTCTTAAAGTATCTTTACAATAACAAAAATATTGTTACGGTGATGGATATGACCGTAGAGGAAGCCTATGATTTTTTCCCGGATAAACTCTATCGCCAGTCGTTTGACATGTTACTCCAACTCGGGCTGGGTTATCTGACCTTAGGACAACGTTCAGACAGCTTTTCGGGAGGAGAAAGACAGCGGCTCAAACTGACCAAAGAACTGAAGCACTCCAACAAAATTATCGTGCTTGATGAACCCAGCACAGGCTTGCATCCAAACGATACCGAAAAGCTGTTAAACTTTATCAATAACCTGGTGGACAACCACAATACGCTGATCGTTATCGAGCATAACCTCGATGTCATTGCGCAGGCCGATTGGATTATCGATATTGGGCCTGGAGCAGGTAAGTATGGCGGTACTGTAGTATTTACAGGTACCGTTGCGGATTTGCTCAAAGATAAAGTCTCATTAACGGGATCTTGTTTACGAAAACATGTCCATTCTGCAGCCGCAATCGGCAAAAAAAGTAACCCTCAAATTGAAACTTAG
- a CDS encoding MarR family winged helix-turn-helix transcriptional regulator, whose protein sequence is MNKTERKFYEVFTDLQCFILANMNRGDINGVTATHYNMIEYIYRHDQCIVKQIAQAFNISPPAVSKQLKFLIANNLVEQQQSSADRRIFNLSVTDQGKFIIDNSENFRQTVAKDAAKSLTEEDLDKLSELLQRVLTTIKK, encoded by the coding sequence ATGAACAAAACCGAACGCAAATTTTATGAAGTATTTACCGATTTACAATGCTTCATCTTGGCCAATATGAATAGGGGCGACATCAATGGCGTAACAGCGACCCACTATAATATGATCGAATATATTTACCGCCACGATCAATGTATCGTCAAACAGATTGCGCAGGCCTTTAACATAAGTCCGCCCGCAGTTTCCAAACAGCTCAAATTTTTGATTGCCAATAATCTCGTTGAGCAGCAGCAATCCTCGGCCGACCGCCGTATTTTCAATTTGAGCGTAACGGATCAAGGCAAGTTTATTATCGACAATTCGGAGAATTTCAGGCAAACGGTGGCCAAAGACGCGGCTAAAAGCTTGACGGAGGAGGATTTAGATAAGCTGAGCGAATTGCTCCAAAGAGTCTTGACAACAATAAAAAAGTAG